Genomic DNA from Oxyura jamaicensis isolate SHBP4307 breed ruddy duck chromosome 23, BPBGC_Ojam_1.0, whole genome shotgun sequence:
GGATGGCAGATGTCTGCACAAGACTTGAGTATAGAAAGTACTGTGGCATAATCAATGGAATGTAGCATTGCTAAAGGCAGAATGTTCCAAACATGGTGTCTCTTAAAGTGTTTCTGTTTTACGAGGTGAAAATTTATGTCCTGAAAAAGCTCTCTGATGGCAAGTGCTTTCTGGCATTGTGTCTGTATCCCAGTGTTTAAAGCTTGCTGCCAGGAACCTGAAACATGGGGTCTACCATTAAACTTCCTGCACTGTTGTGGTCTCTTTAGGTACTGCAGATGGATCCTGAAGCcacagatgaagaaataaaaaaaaggtttcgGCAGGTATTTGGCTTTTGCATTCAAATCCTCTGGAAGGAGACTAATAGCTCTGTAGAGGTTTTGCAGCTGTGCTTGGGGACGAGGAAGGTGGTAAAGTTCTATCTGATGAGTAgctgtttttagaaaaaatgcatataacaATCTTTGTATAAATAAggggagagctgcagaaggGTGCCTTGTCCATGCATGGTATTGTTCTCTGTAAAATGTGCAACTATGCTAATGTAAACTGAAATGCCCTCATATAATCAGTTTATTGAAGTTTAGTCCAAAGAAAGGGTCAAAACCTGACAGAAATTAAGATCTgagaaaatctctttttctcaaATGTGTTGTCTTTGATCCAGAAGTTATCTGACTATatataattattcattttttttaagaatttcagtGGTCATTTTTGATGGTTGGGCTAtctgggacagcagcagccttaCTCATTGACGTTTCTTTGCTGCTCGATGCAACACAGGAAACATCCCAGATTTATTCTGCTGCCAAAGCTGCAGGAGAAATTTGAGTCAGTACATGCAACAAAAACGTGTGATATTCAGAGGGTTGCATCTTCCCACCTGATAGACATGAAGAACTGACTTTAGATAGGaagctgccctggctgccttGTCCAGACAGAGGAGCATACGTGTGAAAGTGGTGATAGGATGTAGCCTACTCTTCATGGGGAATGGGAGGATAACCTATTTGTTGATGAAATCTCAATTCTGCATATTAATAAACTGGGGCTGTCAGCTTTAGGCTGATAAAATAccacaaataaatgtttggaaaaaagtGCATGGAATTTTCTATTGAAGAAATCAAAGATATAAGTGCAGAACTTGGAATAGCcaacagaaggagaaagataCTGGCTATTGCAAATCACAGTAAATCAGCACTATGCTGCTCTTGGGGGACAGGACCTTTCACCTGTGAACTAGGAAGTGTTGTGGGTATCGTTCaggaagtaaatattttatgttctttgtCACCAGTGCAGCACTGTGTCTGGTTTTGAATATTATAGTAGATAAACTAGATATATATAGTACATATGTATCTAGATATATATAGTAGATAAACTAGAGAGTCCAGACAACAgtggcaaaaataaaaggtacagaaaaaataatgccaTATGGGGAAATTTTGAAAGAGCTTTTTCATCCTTTGAAAGGGGAAGATGGAGAACATATGTTTTCCAGTCCATTTAAGGTTGCACTAAAAATGGTAGCAATCAATGTCCTGTCTCTGAATAGCACAGGAAGAATATAGGAGGAAGTTTCCTAAACTTTCAGTAAAGGAGCCTAAGGAAAATCTTACCATTCTTTTAAGTAGTTTAATATTTGAATAATGTTAGGGATGTTGGAGAACTTACTGGGAGATACTGAGTGAAAGATAAACTTTGGCTGAGGATGATCTTTGtagatttgtttcttcttaagGCCAAGGGGTCACCCTATAATCCATATGCTACTGCAGCTGACAGGTGTTTGCGTTGTTCTGTATAACACAAGCCACTTTCTCAGATAGCCTATTTACTACAGGAGTTGTACTTGATTTTCAGTCAGAAATCTTTATAAGCTTTTACTGATGCATACCTCTACGTGTTGTCAGCTGACTTGTGTGTATGCAAAGGAATGTGATCCCCTGTGATTACTTCTGTCTGAGACTATTTCTCTGTTCTCACAGAAATCTCTGAAGTAGTCTTTATCTTTTACAATGATCTTGATAGCAAGATCCTTTCTCTTGCAGTTGTCAATATTGGTACATCCAGACAAAAATCAAGATGATGCAGACAGAGCACAGAAGGCATTTGAAGGTAATGCTCTCAACCTTTTCGGGGCTGGTGTGTGACAGTAGTTGGACTGCTATTTTTCTGTAGCTGGTTTAAATGTGTATATGGTCTGAAGGCCCCACTTAACGACAGAAGAATTGCTGTAGAGATATTTTAGATGAGGGAACAGATCTGTGGGATGGCATTTCAGCAGCACAATTTCACTAGGTGGCATTATCAGTTCACAATGGGGACAAATATCCATGGGTTTCCAGGATTGTtcaagaaaaagctgtttaatCTGTGCGTTAGATTTTGTTAAAAGACGATACAGCAGAAATAAGGTGTTGATTTTAGGCACATGCTTTGTGTTAAACATGAGGATATGTGAACCTTAAACTAAACCTCATGCCTCGTAACTAAATCACTTGGCAGGACTGATGCCTTAACCTTACTAACTTCAGAGGTGTCTGACAGTCTCTGCCATTACTTCATGCAAAATCCAATTTGACAATTCATATCTCTTACCTTGATGTATTGATAGAAACACTCCGAAGTCTTTGTAAAGACCAATCCTGTAATTCCTTTTGAATTTGACTACTGGTGCTATTAATGTTGATGCTTTTTGTTAGCTGTGGATAAAGCATACAAGTTGCTGCTAGATCAGGAGCAAAAGAAGAGAGCCTTGGATGTGATACAGGCAGGAAAAGAATATGTGGAACATACTGTAAGTATTCCATAGCTagtcctttttaattttattgtttgtgtACCTGCTATATGTTTTGGTCATTAAAAGGTGGGCTGAGCAAAATTCATGATGCATCTGTACAGGTGGACTCTGAGCAAGTCAAGGCATGAACAAATGTGCTTTGTCCAAGACTGCTGTTAAGCTCAGTATGGGATAATTTGGTGAAATTCAGTACTTGAAATAATTAGGTCAGACCACATGATCTGacctaaatatttctttttgagtCTGTGAATGAATAATGCAGTTCAGATATGTGTAGGTGGAAGAAAATAGGTGCTGACAGCTGGAGACTGAGaggttttggggaaaaaagaccTATAAGATAAGGAAAGTAGCTCCAATTGCATTGGCCAAGAGGTTAGTTAAGTGATATGAGCGTactaaaacacaacaaacttGAGAAAGAAGATGATGTGGAAGAACTCAGATACTATAAATCAAGGAACATTTTATATTCCGCTTGTTGTTAGTCTTTCAAATATTACAAAGCAGAATAAACTTCCTGCTGGTTTGAATGGTGCATATTGGGTATAAAtatatcttaaaaacaaactaactagaaatgaaacaaaggaaTTGTGTTAGATGAATAGTATCTAACCTAGTAGTTTTAATTACTGCAGTTCATATGATAGTGATCACGTGTGTTTATCTGGGCATAGAGCTGTGAGGTTTTGATCTGAAATAAATCCAAATCAAGTACTGAACATCTGAAGTTCTTCCTACAGAATACAGAACTACTTAGATACAATTATGGAAGCCCTGTAAAATTTTGTagattcttattttcatttttaatcttaaggtgaaagaaaaaaagaagcagctgaagaaagatggaaaaccTCCCAATGTAGAAGAGGATGATCCTGAAGTTGTAAGTTACATTCTCTTCAGAGAGATTGGGGAGTACagaatgtattttgaaaaattaagaatCAAAACCAGTATGCAAGTGTTTATTAGACTTGTTAGAGTGTTGCAAATTCTTTTACTTACAGAAGAATAAATTCTGGTAAGTCACTGTAGAAGTTCCATGTGTAGAATAATATCCAATGTCTTTCAGATTACAGTCAACCTATTTTCTAAAGAGGAAATATATTATGAGACTATGTAGCTCAGAATATCCAGTACTTTCCTATGAGCAATCTATTGCTTGTCCATCACCCAGCCTTTTGAATTGAATATCTTGTATTCTGAATGCTGGAGCTATGACATTCTTACTGTTAGCGGAGTAATGTATAAGAACCCATTGCAGCATGTCTAAAATGGGCCTTTAGTGACAATTTGTGGTAAGAGCTGTTTGGTCTGTTTCTTGCATATAGCGTGTGAGGACAGATTTGCTGTTCTGCAACACATTGTTTGTGGCATGACATAATATAGCTGCTCTTAGCTGGTTTCTAGTCTGAAAAAGTCAAGTAGTATTTGAGGCTTTAATAGTCTCAAACATGATTTAGATGATTCTCAAATACTCAAACatgattaaaatgtttctcaaaCAATGAAACACATTAATCCTACCGTattcaccctttttttttcctacaaagtgtttttttttccacttggtATTGTCACAATAACCCCATAGCAGTCTTATTTTCTATTGGTTCTCTGAAGTCTCTTGCCATTCTTTAATAATGAAgggcttttttgtttcaaagtatACTGACATGTCCCACTGGAAAGTCAGTGCTAGACTTAGTAAAACACATCAAGAAGGCCTGCTGGGAAATTACCATCTGTACAGTGAGCATTTTTTGTCAAATATCACGACATTGAAGGACTCAACAGAAGACGTAAAAGAGCTTGAAATGAGAAGTTCCGTTTAGGCACAGATTCatgaatacaaatgaaaatatcacGTTAGTAGTTGTTTCCTAGTAGTGTCGGGGCCAGAATTTAATCAATACTGGTTGATACCCTATTCCATGCCTCTGCTATTAACTACAGTCAAGGCAGGATATGAGGCTATGTGGGCATACATATTCTTTACGTTCTTTTTATGCTTGTTGTATTCTTAAGTAAAATAGACTTCTCTAACTCTGTTAATGTGCATTATTTTAAGATAAGATTTGTGTTCCACAGTTCAAACAAGCTGTATACAAACAGACAATGAAGCTCTTTGCTGAActggaaattaagagaaaagaaagagaagctaaAGAAATGCATGAAAGGTATGAGCAGCACTCTGTTCAGTTCAGGgtcttcttttcccctcatgCTTCCTTGGAGAAGATTAGAAGTCACAATCTgagaatagtctaggttggagCAGGCCTTTGGAGGTCATGTGATCCAACCTCCTGCTGAAAGCACAGCCTTGAGTTGGATTAACAAGGGTCCTGTCAAACTGAGACTCACATACTTGAGTGATGTAGATTCTACCAGTTCATCGAGCATCCTATTGGTTCTAGAGGTCCGTGCATGAGAAATTGCTCTCCAATATTTAAGACACTGGTATATTTGGAATGTTTAATATTCTGTGGAAGCCAGCCAAAACAGTCAAATGGTAATACACTTCTGCATGTTGTTAGCATgcaaataattgatttttaattaagtgCCAGAAATACTCTGTGGCATGTTGATCCTGAACTACTTTGTGTTTTGATCACGTTGCCTCAGTGCTTACTGTGGATGCACTTCATAGAGCAGGGCTTCATTAGTGGTCAGTGAAGGCAGTCTGGGAGATAGTTACAAGGCACTACTTCTGACTACAGATGAAAATTAGggagaaaaatctgtctttcttACCTTGCATGCACAAGTGTTTATTAACACTTTATTAATGTGTATGCTCAACAGTTTTAGAAACTTATTGCTAGAGTTTTGAAGGATTCCAACTTGTTTTGCAAGAGATGACTCACTGATTAAATACATGCGTGCTGTCAGTGGTGCCAAATCATCTTCTCTGCTCTCTCCAGATTTGAAACCAAATTTTATTTGTTGTGCAATCTTAGTTGTGACTATTTATCTCTTCTGATAAGTGCTTTAATCTACCAAGAAGTCAGAAGAGCTTTCTGGGACATTTTGAAAGTGTCACTGTGTTTCTTTAATGTAGATGCTTGTGGTTCAAAACTTCTTTATGGCTTCCCTTCCAGGAAACgacagagggaagaagaaattgaGGCACAGGAGAAAGCTAAACGAGAGCGAGAATGGCAGAAGAACTTTGAGGTAATCAGCAGGTTAACTCAATGTCACTTGCTGAACGGGTGTCAGCAATTCTCAGCCATGCTGCTGGAAATGCCCTAGCGAAAAAGAGAGACTTTTGTCTGCAAGTGCTGCAAGTTAACTTACATAGGCGATTTAAATGTTCCGCAGAAGTCTGGGTTTTGTCCTTGTACAGGGTGAGAAGAACCCACTGAGAGAGCTTTGATACTGCCTTTCCAACAGGAGTATCTTAAATGAAGTTGTATagtatttttcagctctgtcaGCAGCTAAGTCAGACGGTGTTGATACTTTTCAGTCCAGTTGCTAACGCTTATGCAATCTATATCTTATGCAGATATCAAAGACCTGAATGTCACTTCTCTTCGCCACTTCCACTCTGTATTCAAGGTCTAGGCATATCAGAAGTAGCTCTGTGGTTGGTTATCGTGCTGTTATTCTAGGTGTCAAACGTACAGCCTGCCAAAACATTTAATCTAGCCTCTTCCCTCATTACACACCAGGGGTAAAGTTCTGTGACATGGAGGGCTGGGTGGGCAGGAAGGAAGATCCCCTCTGGGGATCCCAGTTCTGTGTTGTTTGTAAACTTAGTGAAATTGTATTCCATCCCGTCTTTGTAGAATCCtgtacctgggaaggaacaactgcatgTATCAGTATAGACTGGGGcgtgacctgctggagaggagctctgcggagaaggacctgggggtcctggtggatgacaggttgaccatgagccagcagtgtgccctggtggccaagaaggccaatgggatcctggcgtgcactaaaaggagcgtggccagcaggtcaagggagatgatcctccccctctactctgccctggtcaggcttcacctggagcactgtgtccagttctgggctccctggtacaaaaaagacagggatctcctggaaagagtgcagcggagggccacaaagatgatatgaggcctggagcatcttccctatgaggaaaggctgagagacctgggtctgttcagccttgagaagactgagaggggatcttattaatgtttataaatacctgaggtgtgggagacagagggatttggtcaacctcttctcagtggtttgtggggacaggacaaggggcaatggccacaaaacggagcacaggaagttccacaccaacacgcaaaagaacttcttcatggcGAGGGCAACggagcattggaacaggctgcccagggaggttgtggagtctcctctggagatactcaaggcCTATCTGgctgcctacctgggcaacctgctctagggaacccCTGCTttgacaggggggttggacccaatgatctcttgaggtcccttccaaccactACAGTTCCGTGATTCCACATTGCTGGTAGTGACCAGCCTTCTATATGGCTGCAGGGGAAGATGGTAGTGAGGAGAACAGCTATCCTAGCCTGAGCCTGTGTGCAGTACCAGTATTCCAGGCACAGATTCAGAAGGGCCTTGGACATGTGGATTGTACAGTGAAGTGAATCATCCCTGGACTTGTTCAGTCCTACTGTATAAAACCTTCAGCCTGTAGGGATCGTAGCCTGGGCTTGTGGGGTGTTTATTaagtttattaatttattgaGGGGTTTCTGCTGCTCGTGGGATAGgctgggaagaggagaaaagagcacCAAGAGACCTTTTCTTATTGCATCTTTGTGGTGAAGCCTGTAGCAAAAAGTGTTAGAGAAGACAGCAGTatgtttcccttctctcttaCTTCTCTCTGCCTCCAAGCTGCAGCACAAAGAGAGCTGTCACAAGGATGTGAGAGTAAGGAAATGGCGCATTTTGGGTCTGACAGATTGGGAACATCCATTGGAGATGATGGTTCTTATTTGCTTTGTATGTCAGAGGACTCTCTAAACTGTAATCAGGACTGCACATTTCAAGCTGGTTGCTTCTGAAACAAGAAACCATTATACTACTTACTGGTGTTCATGAGTTCACTTGTGGTTGCTCTGTGCTGCATCTACTGCTCTGGCTCTTTACAATGTATGTTCTGGCTGCCAGGGTGCTGTGTAAGAGGCAAATTAATCTCTTGAAACTGGTACGCAAGGTCTGTTCTCTGGCTCTTGAACTCCTTAACCCTCTAGTGCCTCTCTGTTGTTCCCAGGAAAGTCGGGATGGTCGTGTGGACAGCTGGAGAAATTTCCAGGCAAATAccaaggggaagaaagaaaagaaaaacaggaccTTCCTGAGACCTCCCAAAGTAAAAATGGAGCAGCGTGAATGATCCTGGCAGCACTGCCCAAGTGCAGATCCTCAGTCCCCTCCCTGCTTTTAAGGACTCATTGGCACCTAGAGTAAGAATTGCTTTTTAGTAGACTGTTTGTTTCCAGTACAATTAATTATTGgtcaaagtattttttgtaCTCTCTCCATTTGAACTAGGGCCGTAGTATGAACCCAGCCAGGAACCCGCTACATGTAGAATACTTGGCTTAGGAGTGTCCCACCATTATTGCCGTCCCATCTGTCTGCTGACCTGTAATTCAATGTTTTGTACTTTACAGAGATTGTGCTGTTCCACCATATTCATTTATAGTTtgagagctgaacacagtgtcAGAAATGTACCTACACCTGTCCAGGCGTCATCTTTCTCAGCAAGTTCAGCTTCGGAAAGGTCCGAACTGACTCTGGGAATCTGCTTCCAGCACTGTGCAGTGCAGCTGACCTGCAGTTATagtcctgcagctcctcactGAACTGAGTGGTGCTTGGAAGGACCGTTTTCCCCAAGATTtgatttccaaactgaaaaaaatcccagctctCAGGCTTTGACTCCTGTTAATCTCAGACCAGTTGGTCAatttctgtgaaggaaaaaataacgTCTCTCAATTAATAGTTAAGTTGCAATGGTctgtatgtaaaataaatttttaccCAAAGTAACCATTCTTTTTGCAtggaatttttcaaaaatacaactGCAAGGGTGGGAGTTGAGTGATGGCTATTGAGATGTTACTGCTGCTCAGCATGAACGCTTTCCCTGGTAAGAGACGGTagatttaagttttaaaatccTA
This window encodes:
- the DNAJC8 gene encoding dnaJ homolog subfamily C member 8, with the translated sequence MMTVLVKSCCDGQLIKVSSALQVKQIEKRDSVLTSKNQIDRLTRPGSSYFNLNPFEVLQMDPEATDEEIKKRFRQLSILVHPDKNQDDADRAQKAFEAVDKAYKLLLDQEQKKRALDVIQAGKEYVEHTVKEKKKQLKKDGKPPNVEEDDPEVFKQAVYKQTMKLFAELEIKRKEREAKEMHERKRQREEEIEAQEKAKREREWQKNFEESRDGRVDSWRNFQANTKGKKEKKNRTFLRPPKVKMEQRE